Proteins from one Flavobacterium sp. N2038 genomic window:
- a CDS encoding cellulase family glycosylhydrolase, with translation MKKIIITLQLLLSITAFGQGFLHRDGQKIVDGNGNNIVLRGLGLGGWMVQEGYMLQTQPFASSQYQIKQKIQDVIGEQGTKEFYAAYKANGITKRDIDSLAAWGFNSVRLPMHYNLYTPAIQEEKNGEITWIEEGFTMTDNLLKWCAENKMYLILDLHAAPGGQGNDAAISDYDTTKPSLWESGANQKKMIALWKKLASRYRDNPWIGAYDIINEPNWNFTGTNKNGCDENSNGPLRDLMVAVTKAIREVDPNHIVVIEGNCWGNNYNGIFPLWDENMVLSFHKYWNYNTKESIQKMMDYRTQYNVPIWLGESGENSNVWFKDVLTLVESNNIGWAFWPMKKIENIAGVTSVTKIPEYDIVLKYWKDGGQKPSQELAKKTLMKMANNYKMENLTVKPDVIDAMFRQVQTNDTKPYKKHLIPGKIAATEYDLGTNGYAYQDTDFVNYRVETGKFEDWNKGNTMRNDGVDILPCKDSGSNGYQVSFIEDGEWLQFTANVAKQDTYKVVIRYSSEKTEGKIYLETENSKKSELVVLPVTGGNDKWKTVILSNVALNAGVNKIKVVFEKGGFNLNYLDFSEGKKGTSKK, from the coding sequence ATGAAAAAAATCATTATCACATTACAACTATTGCTTTCAATTACCGCTTTTGGGCAGGGTTTTTTACATAGAGACGGACAAAAGATTGTTGACGGAAACGGAAATAATATTGTTTTGAGAGGTTTAGGTCTTGGCGGATGGATGGTGCAGGAAGGATATATGTTGCAAACCCAGCCCTTTGCAAGCTCGCAATATCAGATTAAACAAAAAATTCAGGATGTTATTGGCGAACAGGGAACAAAAGAATTTTATGCCGCTTATAAAGCAAATGGTATTACAAAACGCGATATTGATTCGTTAGCCGCATGGGGATTTAATTCAGTTCGTCTTCCAATGCATTACAACCTTTATACACCAGCAATTCAGGAAGAAAAAAATGGTGAAATCACCTGGATTGAAGAAGGTTTTACAATGACTGATAATTTATTGAAATGGTGTGCCGAAAACAAAATGTATCTGATTTTAGATTTGCATGCTGCGCCTGGCGGACAAGGAAATGATGCTGCAATTTCTGATTATGATACAACAAAACCATCTCTTTGGGAAAGTGGCGCCAATCAGAAAAAAATGATTGCATTGTGGAAAAAACTGGCTTCCCGATACAGAGATAATCCCTGGATTGGTGCTTATGATATTATCAACGAACCCAACTGGAATTTTACCGGAACCAATAAAAATGGTTGTGATGAAAACTCAAACGGACCTTTAAGAGACTTAATGGTTGCCGTTACAAAAGCAATTAGAGAAGTAGATCCTAATCATATTGTGGTTATCGAAGGAAATTGCTGGGGAAATAATTACAATGGAATTTTTCCTTTGTGGGATGAAAATATGGTTTTGAGTTTTCATAAATACTGGAACTATAATACCAAAGAATCTATTCAGAAAATGATGGATTACAGAACACAATATAATGTGCCGATTTGGTTGGGAGAAAGTGGAGAAAACTCAAATGTCTGGTTTAAAGATGTATTGACTTTAGTAGAAAGCAATAATATTGGATGGGCATTCTGGCCAATGAAAAAGATCGAGAATATTGCAGGAGTAACATCGGTAACTAAAATTCCGGAATATGATATTGTATTGAAATACTGGAAAGACGGAGGACAAAAACCAAGTCAGGAATTGGCGAAAAAAACACTGATGAAAATGGCCAACAATTACAAAATGGAAAACCTAACGGTAAAACCAGATGTTATTGATGCTATGTTCAGACAGGTACAAACCAATGATACAAAACCTTATAAAAAACATTTAATTCCGGGTAAAATTGCTGCTACCGAATATGATTTAGGAACCAATGGTTATGCTTATCAGGATACTGATTTTGTAAATTACAGAGTCGAAACCGGAAAATTTGAAGACTGGAATAAAGGAAACACCATGCGTAATGATGGGGTAGATATTTTGCCATGCAAAGATTCTGGTTCAAATGGCTATCAGGTTTCTTTTATTGAAGATGGAGAATGGCTGCAATTTACAGCCAATGTAGCAAAACAAGATACATATAAAGTTGTGATTCGCTATTCGAGCGAGAAAACAGAAGGAAAGATTTATCTGGAAACTGAAAACAGCAAGAAATCAGAACTAGTTGTCCTTCCGGTTACTGGTGGAAATGATAAATGGAAAACAGTTATTTTATCTAACGTAGCATTAAATGCAGGAGTAAATAAAATTAAAGTAGTTTTTGAAAAAGGAGGATTCAATTTGAATTATTTAGATTTTTCTGAAGGTAAAAAAGGAACTTCTAAAAAATAG
- a CDS encoding Ada metal-binding domain-containing protein, producing MIKHNKISDSDLRNKIKKSEICFGGNQKLKIYGTLKCTSGKRMKRENRVFFSSESEAKQNGYRPCGHCMKSEYIKWKNGLI from the coding sequence ATGATTAAGCACAATAAAATTTCAGATTCAGATCTTCGAAATAAAATTAAAAAAAGCGAAATTTGTTTCGGTGGAAACCAAAAACTAAAAATATACGGAACACTGAAATGTACTTCAGGCAAAAGGATGAAACGGGAAAATCGGGTTTTCTTTTCTTCTGAAAGCGAAGCGAAACAAAACGGTTACAGGCCCTGTGGACATTGCATGAAATCCGAATACATAAAATGGAAAAATGGACTTATTTAA
- a CDS encoding 2OG-Fe(II) oxygenase translates to MQNIQSKIASQNWESITESMHENGFEILPKVLNNEQCEDLKFDYDNPNLYRKTVVMERYRFGLGEYKYFNYPLPDLIQDIRSAVYPRLAPIANAWMKALNINTFFPQSHEELLKQCHENNQLKATVLILKYGKSGFNTLHQDLYGDIYFPIQIVLFLNEPEVDFTGGEFVLTQQTPRAQSKAIVLKPKKGDILIFTTNFRPLKGTKGYYRVNMKHGVSEVHSGERFTLGIIFHDALN, encoded by the coding sequence ATGCAAAATATACAATCAAAAATTGCTTCTCAAAACTGGGAAAGCATCACCGAATCTATGCACGAAAATGGATTTGAAATCCTTCCAAAAGTGCTAAATAACGAACAATGCGAAGATTTAAAATTCGATTATGACAATCCGAATTTATACCGAAAAACAGTTGTAATGGAACGTTATCGCTTTGGTTTAGGTGAATACAAATATTTCAATTATCCGTTGCCTGATTTAATCCAGGATATTCGATCTGCAGTTTATCCCAGACTGGCTCCAATTGCCAATGCGTGGATGAAAGCTTTAAATATCAATACTTTTTTTCCTCAATCTCATGAAGAATTATTAAAGCAATGTCATGAAAATAATCAGCTGAAAGCAACAGTTTTAATTTTAAAATATGGTAAAAGCGGATTCAATACTTTGCATCAGGATTTATATGGAGACATTTATTTTCCAATTCAGATTGTTCTTTTTCTAAACGAACCTGAAGTAGATTTTACTGGAGGAGAATTTGTCTTAACACAACAAACTCCAAGAGCTCAATCTAAAGCTATTGTTCTGAAACCCAAAAAAGGAGATATTCTCATTTTTACCACCAATTTCAGACCTCTAAAAGGCACAAAAGGATATTATAGAGTAAACATGAAACATGGCGTAAGTGAAGTTCATTCTGGCGAACGTTTTACGCTGGGAATTATTTTTCATGATGCGTTAAATTAA
- a CDS encoding alpha-ketoglutarate-dependent dioxygenase AlkB family protein: MDLFNPPIDENTNLLPKDGTVNYYGKLFSRDEADFYRDALLNSIEWKNDEAIIFGKLILTKRKVAWYGDKEFEYTYSNTTKKALPWTSELLALKKIIEEKTGETFNSCLLNLYHSGEEGMAWHSDAEKDLKKNGAIGSVSFGAERKFAFKHKESKAIVSLILEHGSLLVMKNETQTYWLHRLPPTKTTQKPRVNLTFRTII; encoded by the coding sequence ATGGACTTATTTAACCCTCCTATAGACGAAAATACCAACTTGCTTCCGAAAGACGGAACAGTAAATTATTACGGAAAATTATTTTCACGAGATGAAGCCGATTTTTATCGGGATGCTTTACTAAATTCGATTGAGTGGAAAAATGATGAAGCAATTATCTTTGGAAAACTCATTTTAACCAAAAGAAAAGTGGCCTGGTATGGTGATAAGGAATTTGAATATACGTATTCTAATACCACAAAAAAGGCACTCCCATGGACCAGCGAACTTTTAGCATTAAAGAAAATCATTGAAGAAAAAACAGGAGAAACTTTCAATTCCTGCTTGCTGAATTTATACCATTCAGGCGAAGAAGGAATGGCGTGGCACAGTGATGCCGAAAAAGATTTAAAGAAAAATGGCGCAATTGGTTCTGTAAGTTTTGGTGCCGAACGTAAATTTGCTTTCAAACATAAAGAATCTAAAGCAATCGTTTCTTTAATTCTGGAACATGGAAGTTTACTGGTCATGAAAAACGAAACACAAACCTATTGGCTTCATCGTCTGCCTCCAACAAAAACAACACAGAAACCCAGAGTTAATTTGACTTTTAGGACTATCATTTAA
- a CDS encoding endonuclease/exonuclease/phosphatase family protein produces MKKPNKIILVVFLLFVSMSFYGQNLKMMTYNIRLDVASDGENAWPKRKDYFTSQIRFYSPDIFGVQEATPNQVLDIASAFPDYNRFGIGREEKGTGEACTIYYKKDRFQVKQSNTFWLSETPNEVSRGWDAACNRVCTYALFKDLKTKKTFWVFNLHLDHIGEVARVKGVELVLSKIKEVNTQNYPVFLMGDFNSEPETKQIKAIKEVMNDTKDVSIEKPFGPSGTFNNFKHNEPVNLLIDYIFISKNSELKIQKHAVLSDSKDLRYPSDHLPVLIEIN; encoded by the coding sequence ATGAAAAAGCCAAACAAAATTATTTTAGTAGTATTCTTACTTTTTGTAAGCATGTCATTTTATGGTCAGAATTTAAAAATGATGACCTACAACATTCGTCTTGATGTAGCATCAGATGGAGAGAATGCATGGCCAAAACGGAAAGATTATTTTACTTCTCAAATAAGATTTTATAGTCCGGATATTTTTGGAGTTCAGGAAGCAACACCAAATCAGGTGCTTGATATTGCCTCGGCTTTTCCTGATTATAACAGGTTTGGAATTGGCAGAGAAGAAAAGGGAACTGGAGAAGCCTGCACGATTTATTACAAAAAAGATCGTTTTCAGGTAAAACAATCCAATACATTCTGGTTGTCAGAAACACCAAATGAGGTGTCAAGAGGTTGGGATGCAGCTTGTAACAGAGTTTGTACGTATGCTCTTTTTAAAGATTTAAAAACTAAAAAAACATTTTGGGTTTTTAACCTGCATCTCGATCACATTGGAGAAGTGGCGAGAGTAAAAGGTGTAGAGTTGGTTTTGTCGAAAATTAAGGAAGTAAACACCCAAAATTATCCGGTTTTTTTAATGGGTGATTTTAATTCAGAACCGGAGACAAAACAAATTAAAGCGATAAAAGAAGTGATGAATGATACTAAAGATGTTTCAATTGAAAAGCCTTTTGGACCATCTGGAACTTTTAATAATTTTAAACATAATGAGCCGGTAAATTTATTAATAGACTACATTTTTATCTCAAAAAATAGCGAATTAAAAATTCAGAAACATGCAGTTTTAAGTGATTCAAAAGATTTGCGATATCCTTCAGATCATTTACCTGTCTTAATAGAAATTAATTAA
- a CDS encoding MmcQ/YjbR family DNA-binding protein — protein sequence MVSIETFRKLALSFPNATEEPHFEKTSFRINKKIFATYDEKNNRAVLKLNEIDQSVFCASSEMIFYPVPNKWGKQGWTIAELSKVRLEMFEDALIRSYENVVTKKK from the coding sequence ATGGTCTCAATTGAAACATTTAGAAAATTAGCTTTATCATTTCCAAATGCAACAGAAGAACCGCATTTTGAGAAAACATCCTTCCGCATCAATAAAAAGATTTTTGCCACTTATGATGAGAAAAATAATCGAGCCGTTTTGAAATTAAATGAAATCGATCAATCTGTTTTTTGTGCTTCAAGCGAAATGATTTTTTATCCAGTTCCAAACAAATGGGGAAAACAAGGCTGGACAATAGCCGAACTTTCAAAAGTAAGATTAGAAATGTTTGAAGATGCTTTAATACGCTCGTATGAAAATGTTGTTACAAAAAAGAAATAA
- a CDS encoding glycoside hydrolase family 3 N-terminal domain-containing protein: MKKITTVTLLMVSLFAAAQQESIDQKVKSLLKKMTIEEKIGQLNQYSNDNSITGPITVNPNKQTEIKNGLVGSMLNVTGAESTRNYQKLAMQSRLKIPMLFGQDVIHGYKTTFPIPLAEAASWDLAAIELAARVAATEAAASGIHWTFAPMVDIGRDPRWGRVMEGAGEDTYLGSKIAYARVKGFQGNKLGDLNSVMACVKHFAAYGAAVGGRDYNSVDISERMLLETYLPPFKAALDAGAATFMNSFNDINGIPATGNAHLQRDILKGKWNFQGFVVSDWGSIGEMVAHGYSKDLKEAAYSAITAGSDMDMESTAYSHHLVELVKEGRVSVDLVDDAVRRILRKKFELGLFDDPYKYSDEKRAEKALNNPENRKAALEMAEKSIVLLKNENQTLPISKNVKTIAFIGPMVKEYKANMGFWSVELPEVNYDKWIVSQWDGLQNKVGKDTKLLYAKGCEVDGDNKDGFAEAVATAKEADVVILSIGERRDMSGEAKSRSDLHLPGVQEDLVKAIQATGKPVVVLINAGRPLVFNWTADNVPAIVYTWWLGTEAGNAIANVLFGDYNPSGKLPMTFPREVGQVPIYYNHFSTGRPAKNENDANYVSAYIDLKNSPKFPFGYGLSYTKFDYSGLKLSSAKIKSNETIKVSFQLSNVGKVAGEEVVQLYLKDKFGSVVRPVLELKDFQKVKLNAGESKTIEFTIDKEKLSFYNNKLEWTTEPGDFEVMIGASSADIKLKSDFELVN, from the coding sequence ATGAAAAAAATAACCACAGTTACCCTGTTGATGGTGTCACTTTTTGCGGCGGCACAACAAGAAAGTATCGACCAGAAAGTAAAAAGTTTATTGAAAAAAATGACTATCGAAGAAAAAATCGGTCAGCTTAATCAATATAGTAATGACAATTCGATAACGGGGCCAATCACGGTAAATCCAAATAAACAAACCGAAATTAAGAATGGTTTAGTAGGGTCAATGCTGAATGTTACAGGAGCCGAATCAACAAGGAATTATCAAAAATTAGCGATGCAATCCCGTCTTAAAATACCAATGTTATTTGGTCAGGATGTTATTCATGGTTATAAAACAACCTTTCCAATTCCGTTGGCAGAAGCCGCAAGCTGGGATTTAGCAGCGATAGAATTGGCAGCAAGAGTGGCAGCTACAGAAGCTGCAGCAAGCGGTATTCACTGGACATTTGCACCAATGGTAGATATTGGTCGTGATCCAAGATGGGGAAGAGTTATGGAAGGCGCAGGAGAAGATACGTACTTGGGTTCTAAAATTGCTTACGCAAGAGTAAAAGGCTTTCAGGGAAATAAATTAGGAGATTTAAACTCTGTTATGGCCTGTGTAAAACACTTTGCTGCTTATGGTGCAGCGGTTGGAGGAAGAGATTACAACTCTGTTGATATAAGCGAAAGAATGTTGCTTGAAACTTATTTACCGCCTTTTAAAGCGGCTTTAGATGCCGGTGCCGCAACTTTTATGAATTCATTTAATGATATAAACGGAATTCCGGCAACAGGAAATGCACATTTGCAGCGAGATATCTTAAAAGGAAAATGGAACTTTCAGGGCTTTGTAGTTTCTGACTGGGGCTCAATAGGAGAAATGGTAGCACATGGTTACTCAAAAGATCTTAAAGAAGCAGCCTATTCAGCAATAACTGCGGGCAGTGACATGGATATGGAAAGCACTGCTTACTCACATCATTTGGTCGAGTTAGTAAAAGAAGGCCGTGTTTCTGTTGATTTAGTTGATGATGCAGTAAGACGTATTTTACGTAAAAAATTCGAATTGGGTTTATTTGATGATCCTTATAAATATTCAGATGAAAAAAGAGCAGAGAAAGCGTTAAACAATCCTGAAAATAGAAAAGCAGCTCTTGAAATGGCAGAAAAAAGTATTGTTTTGCTGAAAAATGAAAATCAAACTTTACCAATTTCAAAAAATGTAAAAACAATAGCCTTTATAGGACCAATGGTAAAAGAGTATAAAGCCAATATGGGCTTTTGGTCTGTGGAGCTTCCGGAGGTAAATTATGACAAATGGATTGTTTCGCAGTGGGATGGTTTACAAAATAAAGTGGGTAAAGACACTAAATTATTGTATGCAAAAGGCTGCGAAGTTGATGGCGATAATAAAGATGGTTTTGCCGAAGCTGTAGCAACAGCCAAAGAAGCCGATGTTGTGATTTTAAGTATTGGTGAGCGTCGCGATATGAGTGGTGAAGCAAAAAGCAGAAGCGATTTGCATTTACCAGGTGTTCAGGAAGATTTAGTAAAAGCGATTCAGGCAACAGGAAAACCGGTTGTAGTTTTAATAAATGCAGGTAGACCGTTAGTTTTTAACTGGACAGCCGATAATGTTCCTGCAATTGTTTATACCTGGTGGTTAGGAACTGAAGCCGGAAATGCGATTGCAAATGTTTTATTTGGAGACTATAATCCTTCTGGAAAATTACCAATGACTTTCCCTAGAGAAGTAGGACAGGTGCCAATTTACTACAATCATTTTAGTACAGGAAGACCAGCTAAAAATGAGAATGATGCAAATTACGTTTCAGCGTATATCGATTTAAAAAACTCTCCTAAATTTCCTTTTGGCTACGGATTGAGTTATACAAAGTTTGATTATTCAGGCCTAAAATTATCTTCAGCCAAAATAAAAAGTAATGAAACAATTAAGGTTTCTTTTCAATTATCAAATGTCGGAAAAGTAGCTGGAGAAGAAGTAGTGCAATTATATCTAAAAGATAAATTTGGATCTGTTGTAAGACCAGTTCTGGAATTAAAAGATTTCCAAAAAGTAAAATTAAATGCGGGAGAATCTAAAACAATCGAATTTACGATTGATAAAGAAAAGCTGTCTTTCTACAATAATAAATTAGAATGGACAACTGAGCCAGGAGATTTTGAAGTGATGATCGGAGCTTCATCAGCAGATATTAAATTAAAATCTGATTTTGAATTGGTAAACTAA
- a CDS encoding NUDIX hydrolase, which yields MLKDIIENSHNYQPGLSIDCVIFGFHDNQLKVLLIKVNHNEKWSLPGGFVPIEEDIDTAAVTILNQRTGVEGVFLRQFATFGKIKRNDNHFGKDVLDHLNIDQEKGKWFTQRFVTIGYYALVDFLKIIPNSVNQHDIVEWIDHKEVPDLILDHREILDKALDTLRIELNLMPVGYNLLPEKFTIPELQKLYETILDKKLDRRNFLRKITNIGILIKLDEKKSNVAHKAPNLYSFDKEKYDEVLKNGLNQGW from the coding sequence ATGTTGAAAGATATTATAGAAAACAGCCACAATTATCAACCTGGACTTTCCATAGATTGTGTAATTTTTGGTTTTCATGATAATCAGTTAAAAGTTTTGTTGATTAAGGTAAACCATAATGAAAAATGGTCTTTACCTGGTGGATTTGTTCCTATTGAAGAGGATATTGATACTGCAGCGGTAACAATTTTAAACCAAAGAACAGGAGTTGAGGGTGTTTTTTTAAGGCAGTTTGCAACATTTGGAAAGATTAAACGAAATGATAATCATTTTGGGAAAGATGTTTTGGATCATTTAAATATAGATCAGGAAAAAGGCAAATGGTTTACCCAGCGTTTTGTTACCATAGGCTATTATGCACTGGTCGATTTTCTAAAAATAATTCCAAATTCTGTAAATCAGCACGATATTGTGGAGTGGATTGATCATAAAGAAGTGCCGGATCTTATTTTAGACCATCGGGAAATTCTGGATAAAGCACTTGATACTTTAAGAATTGAACTAAATTTAATGCCAGTAGGATATAATTTGCTTCCGGAGAAATTTACAATTCCGGAATTGCAAAAACTGTATGAAACAATTTTGGATAAAAAACTGGATCGCAGAAATTTTCTTAGAAAAATAACCAATATTGGAATTCTGATTAAACTCGACGAGAAGAAAAGTAATGTTGCACATAAAGCACCAAACTTATATTCTTTTGATAAAGAAAAATATGATGAAGTCTTGAAAAATGGATTAAATCAAGGCTGGTAA